One genomic region from Euzebya tangerina encodes:
- a CDS encoding phytoene desaturase family protein has translation MSEYDVIVIGAGAAGLSAAALLAKEGRSVLLLERSPYLGGRGMATDDEGYQLNLGAHLMEDSGSGLTRIFAHLGRELGHGPKNTDMPVWNHETQSWGSIRDRYSGDKDELKKVIAALMETSYEELEQWDDRPMRDWIHQHTDHQGVVDLFEFITVMECMTEDWWDHSASENLFVRKMHYEEKQTAAYSYWPVGGWDAMFTELRDAVVENGGEVRLGQPVSRVVMEDRTIVGVALPRADAVLPNEVFHEEIVTADVVISTLPVWHVLQLVDPNVLPDWYVQQIETMAQDRWRISWAGLYMATEEPVSVLDRQEIATWMHTPVANTSGFMFEMSALDPSVAPEGKHLYVMGAMLHGFGRNGDMAFVKQKFDEFEQDVEIMWPGLADHVFKRRHLVYDPSFGVIQKPGLVGQFRPNWKAPNVEGLYFASETFKARGIGIDRAARVGLSAAEDILGRRLWPLEEGFRY, from the coding sequence GTGAGTGAGTACGACGTCATCGTGATCGGCGCCGGAGCCGCCGGCCTGTCCGCCGCCGCCCTGCTCGCGAAGGAGGGGAGGTCCGTTCTCCTCCTCGAGCGCAGCCCCTACCTCGGTGGTCGCGGGATGGCCACCGACGACGAGGGCTACCAGCTGAACTTGGGTGCGCACCTGATGGAGGACTCCGGCTCGGGGCTGACCCGGATCTTCGCTCACCTCGGTCGCGAGCTGGGGCACGGTCCGAAGAACACCGACATGCCGGTGTGGAATCACGAGACGCAGTCGTGGGGGTCGATCCGCGATCGGTACTCCGGCGACAAGGACGAGCTGAAGAAGGTCATCGCCGCGCTGATGGAGACCTCATACGAGGAGCTCGAGCAGTGGGACGACCGGCCCATGCGCGACTGGATCCACCAGCACACCGACCACCAGGGCGTGGTCGACCTGTTCGAGTTCATCACCGTGATGGAGTGCATGACCGAGGACTGGTGGGACCACTCCGCCTCCGAGAACCTGTTCGTGCGGAAGATGCACTACGAGGAGAAGCAGACCGCGGCGTACTCCTACTGGCCGGTCGGCGGGTGGGACGCGATGTTCACCGAGCTGCGGGACGCGGTGGTGGAGAACGGCGGCGAGGTCCGGCTGGGCCAGCCGGTCAGCCGGGTCGTGATGGAGGACCGGACGATCGTCGGTGTCGCCCTCCCGAGGGCCGACGCGGTGCTGCCGAACGAGGTGTTCCACGAGGAGATCGTCACCGCCGACGTGGTGATCTCGACCCTGCCGGTGTGGCACGTCCTCCAGCTGGTGGACCCCAACGTCCTGCCGGACTGGTACGTGCAGCAGATCGAGACGATGGCGCAGGACCGCTGGCGGATCAGCTGGGCCGGGCTGTACATGGCGACCGAGGAGCCGGTCAGCGTCCTGGACCGACAGGAGATCGCGACGTGGATGCACACCCCGGTGGCCAACACCTCGGGGTTCATGTTCGAGATGTCGGCGCTCGACCCGTCGGTGGCGCCGGAAGGGAAGCACCTCTACGTCATGGGGGCGATGCTGCACGGCTTCGGCCGCAACGGCGACATGGCCTTCGTGAAGCAGAAGTTCGACGAGTTCGAGCAGGACGTTGAGATCATGTGGCCGGGTCTGGCCGACCACGTCTTCAAGCGGCGCCACCTGGTGTACGACCCCTCGTTCGGCGTGATCCAGAAGCCGGGACTGGTGGGCCAGTTCCGCCCGAACTGGAAGGCCCCGAACGTCGAGGGTCTCTACTTCGCCAGCGAGACGTTC
- a CDS encoding thiolase family protein translates to MREAVIVDAVRSPIGKGKPGGALSGWHPADLLGTVLAGLVERTGVDPSTIEDVIAGCVSQAGEQSFNVARNAVLSAGLPETVPATSIDRQCGSSQQAVHFAAQGIIAGAYDVAIAAGVEVMSRVPMFSSNMGTDPYGTGTHERYDNRLVPQGISAEMIAAKWGFSREQLDEFAAGSHAKAHHATQEGWFEPEILPLAVDRGEGPTGETIATDEGIRPGSTPEVLAGLRPAFHTEELAAEHPDLSWVVTAGGASQLSDGAAALLLMERETAEEAGFTPRAAVRHFAVVGDDPILMLTGVIPATEQVLARADLTMADIDAFEVNEAFAPVVLAWEAEMKPDMDRVNVHGGAIANGHPLGASGAKLMTTLLGVLERTGGRYGLQTMCEGGGMANATIIERLS, encoded by the coding sequence ATGCGCGAAGCCGTGATCGTCGACGCCGTCCGAAGCCCGATCGGGAAGGGGAAGCCGGGGGGAGCGCTGTCCGGCTGGCATCCCGCCGACCTGCTGGGGACCGTCCTCGCCGGCCTCGTGGAGCGGACGGGCGTCGACCCCTCCACCATCGAGGACGTCATCGCCGGGTGTGTCTCCCAGGCGGGTGAGCAGTCGTTCAACGTCGCTCGCAACGCCGTCCTCTCCGCGGGCCTCCCCGAGACGGTGCCGGCCACCTCGATCGATCGGCAGTGCGGCTCGTCCCAGCAGGCCGTCCACTTCGCCGCCCAGGGCATCATCGCCGGCGCCTACGACGTCGCCATCGCCGCCGGGGTTGAGGTGATGTCGCGGGTGCCGATGTTCTCCTCGAACATGGGCACCGACCCCTACGGCACCGGCACCCACGAGCGCTACGACAACCGCTTGGTCCCACAGGGCATCTCCGCCGAGATGATCGCCGCGAAGTGGGGGTTCAGCCGCGAGCAGCTGGACGAGTTCGCGGCCGGCTCCCACGCCAAGGCCCACCACGCCACCCAGGAGGGGTGGTTCGAGCCCGAGATCCTGCCGCTCGCCGTCGACCGGGGCGAGGGCCCGACCGGCGAGACCATCGCCACCGACGAGGGCATCCGACCCGGGTCGACTCCGGAGGTGCTGGCCGGGCTCCGTCCCGCCTTCCACACCGAGGAGCTGGCCGCCGAGCACCCGGACCTCAGCTGGGTGGTGACGGCCGGAGGCGCCTCGCAGCTCTCCGACGGCGCCGCCGCGCTGCTGCTCATGGAGCGAGAGACCGCCGAGGAGGCCGGCTTCACCCCCCGAGCGGCCGTCCGGCACTTCGCGGTCGTCGGCGACGACCCGATCCTCATGCTGACCGGTGTCATCCCCGCAACCGAGCAGGTGCTGGCCCGCGCCGACCTGACCATGGCCGACATCGACGCCTTCGAGGTCAACGAGGCCTTCGCACCCGTCGTCCTCGCCTGGGAGGCGGAGATGAAACCCGACATGGACCGGGTCAACGTGCATGGCGGTGCGATCGCCAACGGACACCCGCTGGGTGCGTCCGGAGCCAAGCTGATGACCACGCTGCTCGGCGTACTCGAACGAACCGGTGGACGGTATGGCCTGCAGACCATGTGCGAGGGTGGCGGCATGGCCAACGCCACCATCATCGAGCGGTTGAGCTGA
- a CDS encoding LLM class flavin-dependent oxidoreductase: MDIEFGVPGQIMPPADKAIQFAQRAEEDGFDAVWWPCHLMNWFPDSIWTEDISPLTKYQKVHTHFDPLLMMSAVGSQLERTKVGVVVTDLLRRNPAMAANALLTLDHVTQGKAILGLGSGERLNVEPYGINFDKPVGKFEEHLHVMRMLMDTDDPVTWKGEHITVEDAVLHLPPYGDRQPPIWVAAHGPRMLGITGRYGDGWLPTKMPPEQYGTSRETIIAAGEEAGRDMSHFQPGMLGYILVGPDEEAVERMTHEALVRFLCVLLPSQVYRDLGFTPPLEGKGSGFHDFIPSRVDRAEAERIVEAIDPSVVRYYAFCGTPESIVDQLKPYHANGLRHMILWNITAFGDPELARWSFDGLRQIKAMLQEA; the protein is encoded by the coding sequence ATGGACATCGAGTTCGGGGTCCCCGGCCAGATCATGCCGCCGGCCGACAAGGCCATCCAGTTCGCCCAGCGGGCTGAGGAGGACGGCTTCGACGCGGTGTGGTGGCCCTGCCACCTGATGAACTGGTTCCCCGACTCGATCTGGACCGAGGACATCAGTCCGCTCACCAAGTACCAGAAGGTCCACACGCACTTCGACCCGCTGCTGATGATGTCGGCCGTCGGCTCGCAGCTCGAGCGGACCAAGGTCGGCGTGGTCGTCACCGACCTGCTGCGCCGCAACCCGGCCATGGCGGCCAACGCCCTCCTCACCCTCGACCACGTCACCCAGGGGAAGGCGATCCTCGGCCTCGGGAGCGGCGAGCGGCTAAACGTCGAGCCGTACGGCATCAACTTCGACAAGCCCGTCGGCAAGTTCGAGGAGCACCTGCACGTCATGCGGATGCTGATGGACACCGACGACCCGGTCACCTGGAAGGGGGAGCACATCACGGTGGAGGATGCGGTCCTGCACCTGCCCCCCTACGGCGACCGGCAGCCGCCCATCTGGGTTGCGGCCCACGGGCCCCGGATGCTCGGGATCACCGGCCGGTACGGCGACGGGTGGTTGCCGACCAAGATGCCGCCGGAGCAGTACGGCACCTCCCGGGAGACCATCATTGCCGCGGGGGAGGAAGCCGGCCGGGACATGAGCCACTTCCAGCCCGGGATGCTCGGCTACATCCTGGTTGGCCCGGACGAGGAGGCCGTCGAGCGGATGACCCACGAGGCGCTGGTCCGCTTCCTCTGCGTCCTGCTGCCCTCGCAGGTCTACCGGGACCTCGGCTTCACCCCGCCGCTGGAGGGGAAGGGGTCTGGATTCCACGACTTCATCCCCTCACGCGTCGACCGGGCCGAGGCCGAGCGCATCGTCGAGGCGATCGACCCCTCCGTCGTGCGCTACTACGCCTTCTGCGGCACGCCCGAGTCCATCGTCGACCAGCTGAAGCCGTACCACGCCAATGGCCTGCGCCACATGATCCTGTGGAACATCACCGCCTTCGGCGACCCTGAGCTGGCGCGCTGGTCCTTCGACGGGCTCCGGCAGATCAAGGCCATGTTGCAGGAGGCGTGA
- a CDS encoding enoyl-CoA hydratase/isomerase family protein, translated as MSVPSSERSDAASVEALEPFTAEVRDDGVAILTIDRPDKQNAMSVAFFENLEPQLDIFDADDRVRVVIITGAGEEAFSAGGDIESFLIMDDVASYRRRLKLVFDAFHAVERCEVPVIAAVNGVAYGGGTELSLAADLVIASDRAKFAFREPVMGLMPGYGVVRGPAVIGPQWTRYLALSANPIDGATAERIGLALRCVPHEQLMDTAIEVAAGIARRAPLSVRMGKAFINRTQGAPGLAESIEATALLFTTQDHKNAAQAFLDKERPTFEGR; from the coding sequence GTGAGCGTGCCCTCCTCCGAACGATCCGACGCAGCGTCAGTCGAGGCCCTCGAGCCGTTCACCGCCGAGGTTCGCGATGACGGCGTGGCGATCCTCACGATCGACCGACCGGACAAGCAGAACGCGATGTCGGTGGCCTTCTTCGAGAACCTCGAACCGCAGCTCGACATCTTCGACGCCGACGACCGGGTCCGTGTCGTCATCATCACCGGTGCGGGGGAGGAGGCCTTCAGCGCCGGTGGGGACATCGAGAGCTTCCTGATCATGGACGACGTCGCCAGCTACCGGCGGCGGCTGAAGCTGGTCTTCGACGCCTTCCACGCCGTCGAGCGGTGTGAGGTGCCGGTGATCGCCGCGGTCAACGGGGTGGCCTACGGCGGCGGGACGGAGCTGTCCTTGGCCGCCGACCTGGTCATCGCCTCGGACCGGGCGAAGTTCGCCTTCCGTGAGCCGGTGATGGGGTTGATGCCCGGCTACGGCGTGGTCCGCGGGCCCGCCGTCATCGGGCCGCAGTGGACCCGGTACCTCGCGCTCTCGGCCAACCCGATCGACGGGGCGACGGCGGAGCGGATCGGTCTCGCGTTGCGGTGCGTGCCGCACGAGCAGCTGATGGACACCGCGATCGAGGTAGCCGCGGGCATCGCCCGCCGGGCACCGCTGTCGGTGCGCATGGGCAAGGCGTTCATCAACCGCACCCAGGGGGCCCCTGGCCTGGCGGAGTCGATCGAGGCCACCGCGCTGCTCTTCACCACGCAGGACCACAAGAACGCCGCCCAGGCCTTCCTGGACAAGGAGCGCCCGACCTTCGAGGGGCGCTGA
- a CDS encoding DUF1801 domain-containing protein: MNAPSSTMPADVAATFDASDREVRDALLSLRHLILDTAAETADVGPLEESLKWGQPSYRPLDGGGTTVRVAPVRGSSTTYGMYVTCSTSLVEQWRDAFGELFRYDGTRGILFEVGAPVPTDEVRACVVMALTYHRTD, from the coding sequence GTGAACGCCCCCTCCTCCACCATGCCTGCCGACGTGGCTGCGACGTTCGACGCGTCCGACCGCGAGGTCAGGGACGCGCTGCTCTCCCTGCGACACCTCATCCTCGACACCGCTGCGGAGACAGCTGACGTCGGTCCGCTGGAAGAGTCTCTGAAGTGGGGGCAGCCCAGCTACCGGCCCCTCGACGGCGGCGGGACGACCGTCCGAGTGGCGCCCGTCCGAGGGTCCTCCACCACCTATGGCATGTACGTGACCTGCTCCACCTCGCTGGTCGAGCAGTGGCGAGACGCCTTCGGTGAGCTGTTCCGGTATGACGGAACACGCGGGATCCTGTTCGAGGTCGGCGCCCCAGTCCCCACAGACGAGGTGCGGGCGTGCGTTGTGATGGCGCTGACCTACCACCGCACAGATTGA